A genomic window from Osmia bicornis bicornis chromosome 6, iOsmBic2.1, whole genome shotgun sequence includes:
- the LOC114877521 gene encoding uncharacterized protein LOC114877521, giving the protein MYWILFLSVAVAVQASIYLPPPIKEDQLLTDTFRELINQMGNELVDAADSYLEQQDKPKEIRIELPADYDDIDTLNPNPSIRDQEYLRHSTLWSHQRMNNNDQANDRQIKPGNIKYIKDEKTESALPAYCTPPNPCPVGYTSENNCIVDFENTAAFSRDYQSAQDCMCDTEHMMNCPVDSTNSNSLPSMHIPNANFNQIVDQFQAEDNPFFRGEKLPIAAKKGLNVVY; this is encoded by the exons ATGTACTGGATCCTGTTTCTGTCTGTGGCTGTTGCTGTTCAGGCATCAATCTATTTGCCTCCTCCAATTAAG GAGGATCAATTGCTGACCGATACTTTTCGGGAGTTAATCAATCAAATGGGAAATGAGCTCGTGGACGCAGCTGACTCATATCTAGAACAGCAAGACAAACCTAAGGAAATTCGTATTGAACTACCCGCTGATTACGATGATATAGACACATTGAACCCCAATCCCAGCATCCGTGATCAGGAATACTTACGGCACAGTACATTATGGAGCCATCAACGCATGAACAATAATGATCAAGCAAATGATAGACAGATTAAACctggaaatataaaatatattaaagatGAGAAGACGGAGAGTGCTTTGCCGGCATATTGCACACCTCCGAATCCTTGTCCGGTTGGATATACAA GTGAGAACAACTGCATTGTAGATTTTGAAAATACAGCTGCATTCAGCCGGGATTACCAAAGTGCACAAGATTGCATGTGCGACACCGAACACATGATGAATTGTCCTGTTGATTCTACGAATAGCAACAGTCTACCAAGCATGCACATTCCAAATGCCAATTTTAATCAGATTGTCGATCAGTTTCAAGCT gaGGATAATCCATTTTTCCGAGGTGAAAAGTTACCAATTGCAGCAAAGAAAGGTTTAAATGTTGTTTACTAA
- the LOC114877520 gene encoding TATA-box-binding protein has protein sequence MTTAVQEDNELKRLLNNPAKNAGEECSMAPPQSTNVPRPSTSQNVNPQLMINPLTPAHSTKEVIEPCLQNVVSTVNLGTELKLMYINTRTRNSEYNPARFTGLIMRIRNPRATALIFHSGKLVCTGARCEEDSYLATRKFARIIQKLGFQVKFYNFKIQNIVATCDLKFPIKLENLNHIHGQFSSYEPELYPGLIYRMVSPRVVLLIFVNGKIVLTGAKNRTELQDALNNIYPILKSFRKQ, from the exons ATGACTACTGCTGTACAAGAAGACAACGAATTAAAAAGGTTATTGAATAATCCTGCAAAAAATGCTGGGGAGGAATGTTCGATGGCTCCGCCGCAATcg ACAAATGTCCCGCGACCGAGCACATCGCAAAATGTTAATCCACAGTTAATGATTAATCCACTGACTCCTGCTCATAGTACAAAAGAAGTTATAGAACCATGTTTACA AAATGTAGTTTCTACAGTTAACTTAGGTACAGAATTAAAACTCATGTATATTAACACAAGAACAAGGAATTCAGAGTATAATCCAGCTAGATTCACAGGTTTAATTATGAGAATTAGAAATCCTAGAGCTACAGCATTGATCTTTCATTCTGGAAAATTAGTATGTACCGGAGCAAGGTGCGAAGAGGATTCTTACTTAGCAACAAGAAAGTTTGCacgaataattcaaaaattaggATTTCAA gttaaattttataactttaaaatacaaaatatagtTGCCACATGCGATTTAAAATTTCCAATCAAGCTGGAAAACTTAAATCATATACATGGGCAATTTTCTAGTTATGAACCTGAGCTTTATCCGGGTCTTATATACAGAATGGTATCTCCAAGAGTGGTATTACTTATATTTGTCAATGGGAAAATTGTATTGACTG GAGCAAAAAATCGTACTGAGCTGCAAGATGCATTAAACAATATATATCCAATATTAAAGAGTTTCAGAAaacagtaa
- the LOC114881383 gene encoding intraflagellar transport protein 52 homolog isoform X1, which translates to MCIYSNKVTIIMSLIFGSGDSNNNLSVIIFDASKNERKLNEEFKVLQRKLKSKWKFIENNDVLTEESLSTGKILILPEPRNKFTELEMNSIRAFLNSGGHVLVMLGEGGEKKSNTNVNFLLEEFGIMVNNDSVIRMSYSQTMHPKECFISQGMSNKSIFSKNHNEYMDMNFLYPYGATLNVAQPSVVALSSGSITIPTNRPICAYHYNEINGGKLLVLGSSRMLTDTYIEKEKNDSLREMIFDFFESKEIVVKESQMDEIDFWEYNLIPDITQQADNPKVCTHDMDMMDNPHEYTKLFKHHFYSINLDMVPACIKAYEILGLKHEPLTLIPPHFEAPLPPTQASVFPPSFQELPPPALELFDLDEAFSSDLLKLSQLTNKYMATKDLSKHMELNHYIREFGSIIRISNSDTDTAKEVLNSVFQSICSYKAMHE; encoded by the exons ATGTGT ATTTACAGTAATAAAGTAACAATCATCATGAGCTTGATCTTTGGTAGCGGTGACAGTAACAATAATTTGAGTGTTATTATTTTTGACGCTTccaaaaacgaaagaaaattgaatgaaGAATTCAAAGTGTtgcaaagaaaattaaaatcgaaaTGGAAATTCATTGA aAATAACGATGTCTTAACAGAGGAGTCATTATCAACAGGAAAAATATTGATACTACCAGAGCCGCGAAATAAATTTACCGAATTAGAAATGAATTCTattagagcatttttaaattctgGCGGACACGTATTGGTTATGCTCGGTGAAGGCGGTGAGAAAAAGTCAAATACAAACGTGAACTTTTTATTGGAAGAATTTGGCATAATGGTGAACAATG atAGTGTAATACGTATGAGTTACAGTCAAACAATGCATCCAAAGGAATGTTTTATTTCACAAGGAAtgtcaaataaatcaatattttcgaaaaatcatAATGAATACat GgatatgaattttttatatcCATATGGCGCAACTTTAAATGTCGCACAACCTTCTGTAGTTGCATTATCCAGTGGATCTATCACCATTCCAACGAATAGACCTATTTGTGCATATCAttacaatgaaataaatgGTGGAAAATTACTTGTTTTAGGTTCATCAAGAATGTTAACTGATACATACAttgagaaagagaaaaatgattCATTGAGAGAAATGATATTTGACTTTTTTGAATCAAAAGAAATTGTAGTCAAAGAATCACAAATGGATGAAATAGAT TTCTGGGAGTACAACTTAATCCCAGATATAACACAGCAAGCAGATAATCCAAAAGTGTGTACCCATGACATGGATATGATGGATAATCCTCATGAATATACTAAACTATTTaaacatcatttttattcaataaatttagACATGGTACCAGCTTGTATAAAAGCTTATGAAATTTTAGGACTGAAACATGAACCACTCACCTTAATTCCGCCACATTTTGAAGCTCCTTTACCACCTACTCAAGCTTCA GTCTTTCCACCAAGTTTTCAAGAATTACCACCACCAGCCTTAGAATTATTTGACTTGGATGAAGCATTTAGTTCTGATTTATTGAAACTATCTCAATTAACAAATAAGTACATGGCAACAAAAGATTTATCAAAACATATGGAACTGAATCATTACATTAGGGAATTTGGAAGTATTATAAGGATTAGTAATTCTGATACTGATACTGCAAAAGAAGTATTAAACTCTGTCTTTCAAAGTATTTGCAGTTACAAAGCTATGCATGAATGA
- the LOC114881383 gene encoding intraflagellar transport protein 52 homolog isoform X2, with translation MSLIFGSGDSNNNLSVIIFDASKNERKLNEEFKVLQRKLKSKWKFIENNDVLTEESLSTGKILILPEPRNKFTELEMNSIRAFLNSGGHVLVMLGEGGEKKSNTNVNFLLEEFGIMVNNDSVIRMSYSQTMHPKECFISQGMSNKSIFSKNHNEYMDMNFLYPYGATLNVAQPSVVALSSGSITIPTNRPICAYHYNEINGGKLLVLGSSRMLTDTYIEKEKNDSLREMIFDFFESKEIVVKESQMDEIDFWEYNLIPDITQQADNPKVCTHDMDMMDNPHEYTKLFKHHFYSINLDMVPACIKAYEILGLKHEPLTLIPPHFEAPLPPTQASVFPPSFQELPPPALELFDLDEAFSSDLLKLSQLTNKYMATKDLSKHMELNHYIREFGSIIRISNSDTDTAKEVLNSVFQSICSYKAMHE, from the exons ATGAGCTTGATCTTTGGTAGCGGTGACAGTAACAATAATTTGAGTGTTATTATTTTTGACGCTTccaaaaacgaaagaaaattgaatgaaGAATTCAAAGTGTtgcaaagaaaattaaaatcgaaaTGGAAATTCATTGA aAATAACGATGTCTTAACAGAGGAGTCATTATCAACAGGAAAAATATTGATACTACCAGAGCCGCGAAATAAATTTACCGAATTAGAAATGAATTCTattagagcatttttaaattctgGCGGACACGTATTGGTTATGCTCGGTGAAGGCGGTGAGAAAAAGTCAAATACAAACGTGAACTTTTTATTGGAAGAATTTGGCATAATGGTGAACAATG atAGTGTAATACGTATGAGTTACAGTCAAACAATGCATCCAAAGGAATGTTTTATTTCACAAGGAAtgtcaaataaatcaatattttcgaaaaatcatAATGAATACat GgatatgaattttttatatcCATATGGCGCAACTTTAAATGTCGCACAACCTTCTGTAGTTGCATTATCCAGTGGATCTATCACCATTCCAACGAATAGACCTATTTGTGCATATCAttacaatgaaataaatgGTGGAAAATTACTTGTTTTAGGTTCATCAAGAATGTTAACTGATACATACAttgagaaagagaaaaatgattCATTGAGAGAAATGATATTTGACTTTTTTGAATCAAAAGAAATTGTAGTCAAAGAATCACAAATGGATGAAATAGAT TTCTGGGAGTACAACTTAATCCCAGATATAACACAGCAAGCAGATAATCCAAAAGTGTGTACCCATGACATGGATATGATGGATAATCCTCATGAATATACTAAACTATTTaaacatcatttttattcaataaatttagACATGGTACCAGCTTGTATAAAAGCTTATGAAATTTTAGGACTGAAACATGAACCACTCACCTTAATTCCGCCACATTTTGAAGCTCCTTTACCACCTACTCAAGCTTCA GTCTTTCCACCAAGTTTTCAAGAATTACCACCACCAGCCTTAGAATTATTTGACTTGGATGAAGCATTTAGTTCTGATTTATTGAAACTATCTCAATTAACAAATAAGTACATGGCAACAAAAGATTTATCAAAACATATGGAACTGAATCATTACATTAGGGAATTTGGAAGTATTATAAGGATTAGTAATTCTGATACTGATACTGCAAAAGAAGTATTAAACTCTGTCTTTCAAAGTATTTGCAGTTACAAAGCTATGCATGAATGA
- the LOC114881384 gene encoding nuclear transcription factor Y subunit gamma-like isoform X1 yields the protein MSVFFVNANQDSEVEGDSNGDLQIASPGSSEAQQALAQFWPKVTEEIKKITTMDLKTQSLPLARIKKIMKLDGDVKMISAEAPMLFSKAAEIFIHELTLRAWVHTEDNKRRTLQRNDIAMAITKYDQFDFLIDIVPRDELKQSKAQTESTVRTSMNSDQVHYYFQLAQQQASANQNVQTGNTATQPIQIVQPSTGQIQTINIGSPVEQETTGGSTTQTVTVQSPQQSSGQQIIQLQQAQQTPTTQTGGIQIVQQIVTPSGEIQQIPVCTFLIVKLLICKYFGIRTEIFLLFQIQLTPQQLQMIRMQVQGGSNQPIIIQTAPIQAQPQLIQVAQGAQAPVFLQTSGTDNE from the exons ATGTCGGTATTTTTCGTAAATGC TAATCAAGATAGTGAAGTTGAAGGAGATTCCAATGGAGATCTTCAAATTGCATCACCAGGTAGTTCTGAAGCTCAACAAGCTTTGGCCCAATTCTGGCCAAAGGTTacagaagaaattaaaaaaattactaCC ATGGATTTAAAAACACAGTCATTACCATTGGCTAGGATAAAGAAGATAATGAAATTAGATGGTGATGTAAAAATGATAAGTGCAGAAGCTCCTATGCTGTTTTCTAAAGCTgcagaaatttttatacatgAGCTAACCTTGAGGGCATGGGTTCATACAGAAGATAATAAAAGACGTACTCTTCAACGGAATGATATAGCCATGGCAATAACTAAGTATGATCAGTTTGACTTTCTCATTGATATAGTGCCTAGAGATGAATTGAAACAAAGTAAAGCACAGACCGAAAGTACTGTACGCACTTCTATGAACTCGGATCAGgtacattattattttcaattagcGCAACAACAAGCTTCTGCTAATCAAAATGTACAAACTGGTAACACTGCTACACAACCTATACAAATTGTACAGCCTTCTACTGGACAGATACAAACAATCAATATTGGTAGTCCTGTAGAACag GAGACTACTGGTGGAAGTACAACACAGACTGTAACAGTGCAGAGTCCACAACAATCATCAGGACAACAAATTATCCAACTACAGCAAGCTCAACAAACACCTACTACACAAACTGGAGGGATACAAATTGTGCAACAAATTGTGACACCTAGCGGCGAAATTCAACAAATACCTGTATGCACATTTCTCATagtaaaattgttaatttgtAAGTACTTTGGTATTCGTAcagaaatttttctattatttcagATACAGTTGACACCTCAGCAACTTCAAATGATCCGTATGCAAGTACAAGGCGGAAGTAATCAGCCAATCATAATACAAACTGCTCCGATACAAGCTCAACCTCAGTTAATACAAGTTGCACAAGGTGCCCAAGCACCAGTCTTCTTACAAACTAGCGGAACTGACAAtgagtaa
- the LOC114881384 gene encoding nuclear transcription factor Y subunit gamma-like isoform X2, producing the protein MSVFFVNANQDSEVEGDSNGDLQIASPGSSEAQQALAQFWPKVTEEIKKITTMDLKTQSLPLARIKKIMKLDGDVKMISAEAPMLFSKAAEIFIHELTLRAWVHTEDNKRRTLQRNDIAMAITKYDQFDFLIDIVPRDELKQSKAQTESTVRTSMNSDQVHYYFQLAQQQASANQNVQTGNTATQPIQIVQPSTGQIQTINIGSPVEQETTGGSTTQTVTVQSPQQSSGQQIIQLQQAQQTPTTQTGGIQIVQQIVTPSGEIQQIPIQLTPQQLQMIRMQVQGGSNQPIIIQTAPIQAQPQLIQVAQGAQAPVFLQTSGTDNE; encoded by the exons ATGTCGGTATTTTTCGTAAATGC TAATCAAGATAGTGAAGTTGAAGGAGATTCCAATGGAGATCTTCAAATTGCATCACCAGGTAGTTCTGAAGCTCAACAAGCTTTGGCCCAATTCTGGCCAAAGGTTacagaagaaattaaaaaaattactaCC ATGGATTTAAAAACACAGTCATTACCATTGGCTAGGATAAAGAAGATAATGAAATTAGATGGTGATGTAAAAATGATAAGTGCAGAAGCTCCTATGCTGTTTTCTAAAGCTgcagaaatttttatacatgAGCTAACCTTGAGGGCATGGGTTCATACAGAAGATAATAAAAGACGTACTCTTCAACGGAATGATATAGCCATGGCAATAACTAAGTATGATCAGTTTGACTTTCTCATTGATATAGTGCCTAGAGATGAATTGAAACAAAGTAAAGCACAGACCGAAAGTACTGTACGCACTTCTATGAACTCGGATCAGgtacattattattttcaattagcGCAACAACAAGCTTCTGCTAATCAAAATGTACAAACTGGTAACACTGCTACACAACCTATACAAATTGTACAGCCTTCTACTGGACAGATACAAACAATCAATATTGGTAGTCCTGTAGAACag GAGACTACTGGTGGAAGTACAACACAGACTGTAACAGTGCAGAGTCCACAACAATCATCAGGACAACAAATTATCCAACTACAGCAAGCTCAACAAACACCTACTACACAAACTGGAGGGATACAAATTGTGCAACAAATTGTGACACCTAGCGGCGAAATTCAACAAATACCT ATACAGTTGACACCTCAGCAACTTCAAATGATCCGTATGCAAGTACAAGGCGGAAGTAATCAGCCAATCATAATACAAACTGCTCCGATACAAGCTCAACCTCAGTTAATACAAGTTGCACAAGGTGCCCAAGCACCAGTCTTCTTACAAACTAGCGGAACTGACAAtgagtaa
- the LOC114881384 gene encoding nuclear transcription factor Y subunit gamma-like isoform X3: MSVFFVNANQDSEVEGDSNGDLQIASPGSSEAQQALAQFWPKVTEEIKKITTMDLKTQSLPLARIKKIMKLDGDVKMISAEAPMLFSKAAEIFIHELTLRAWVHTEDNKRRTLQRNDIAMAITKYDQFDFLIDIVPRDELKQSKAQTESTVRTSMNSDQPSTGQIQTINIGSPVEQETTGGSTTQTVTVQSPQQSSGQQIIQLQQAQQTPTTQTGGIQIVQQIVTPSGEIQQIPIQLTPQQLQMIRMQVQGGSNQPIIIQTAPIQAQPQLIQVAQGAQAPVFLQTSGTDNE, translated from the exons ATGTCGGTATTTTTCGTAAATGC TAATCAAGATAGTGAAGTTGAAGGAGATTCCAATGGAGATCTTCAAATTGCATCACCAGGTAGTTCTGAAGCTCAACAAGCTTTGGCCCAATTCTGGCCAAAGGTTacagaagaaattaaaaaaattactaCC ATGGATTTAAAAACACAGTCATTACCATTGGCTAGGATAAAGAAGATAATGAAATTAGATGGTGATGTAAAAATGATAAGTGCAGAAGCTCCTATGCTGTTTTCTAAAGCTgcagaaatttttatacatgAGCTAACCTTGAGGGCATGGGTTCATACAGAAGATAATAAAAGACGTACTCTTCAACGGAATGATATAGCCATGGCAATAACTAAGTATGATCAGTTTGACTTTCTCATTGATATAGTGCCTAGAGATGAATTGAAACAAAGTAAAGCACAGACCGAAAGTACTGTACGCACTTCTATGAACTCGGATCAG CCTTCTACTGGACAGATACAAACAATCAATATTGGTAGTCCTGTAGAACag GAGACTACTGGTGGAAGTACAACACAGACTGTAACAGTGCAGAGTCCACAACAATCATCAGGACAACAAATTATCCAACTACAGCAAGCTCAACAAACACCTACTACACAAACTGGAGGGATACAAATTGTGCAACAAATTGTGACACCTAGCGGCGAAATTCAACAAATACCT ATACAGTTGACACCTCAGCAACTTCAAATGATCCGTATGCAAGTACAAGGCGGAAGTAATCAGCCAATCATAATACAAACTGCTCCGATACAAGCTCAACCTCAGTTAATACAAGTTGCACAAGGTGCCCAAGCACCAGTCTTCTTACAAACTAGCGGAACTGACAAtgagtaa